The Lepidochelys kempii isolate rLepKem1 chromosome 2, rLepKem1.hap2, whole genome shotgun sequence genomic interval TCTCACTACGCACCCTGTATGTTGTAGCAGGAGTCCTACTTGATTCTTGGCAGGAGAATTCTCTTGTGGCTCTTAAGTCTGAATATAATAGGAATTGAAATCTGGGCAGGGATTTGGGTACAACAGAGCAGACTGGTTAGGAGTATCTGTGGTTGGTTCAAGTTTTCCATGTATCTTGGCAGTGGAAAAGGATGCTTGCAGAAGAGGATGCTTACCTACCAACTATGGAATATGAGTTTATGGGGCAATCACTTTATAATGCTCTTAAGCCTCAAAATGCTAAATCTGCACTCCTAACCTACTAAGTAATGTAGTTTTTTGTCCAGCTGAAGAAACCGGTAAGTAGTTACTGTGGCACACGAGCTAGCATGAGGAAATGGTTGcatttggggtgggagggaagagtggGTCTGAgaaggggctggagccaggagctTACTGAAGGTTGAACTAGGTTTTTACGTCTTATCCACCTACTGAATAACTGATACTACTTTATTCCTCCATTatacttttaaataaaatccattccCCAGATCTTTACTAGATTACACTTAAATTGATACATTAAATGATGCATCATACATCAAGCAGTTGTAACACATTTCGGTAATATAACACTTCTGTTtattaagcacatgcttccaAATGCTCAGAACAATGCTAAACTAACTGgtttggctgaaattttacatgctcGATCTCTGCCTCAGCTTGATTTATTGAGCAGAAACACTTTTTAAACCTGTTAACAAGGCTAATGAAAAGTTGAAAGTTTTGCTAATTTTAACTTTTCAAACAGCTCTGGTAGTTCTGTGGTGTAAAGTAACACTGAAATTAAGCAAGATGATAGTGCTGGGAAGAAGAATGTGCCATTGGCTATCCTTGTGAAAGTCCAGTCTATCTAGTTTTGGTAGTTACAAACCACAGATTTCTACTTGCATAGAGAGCTTATTGGATGCACCTTCATTTTCTGAATTCCAAAGCAATCACATAGAAATGAAATTTTCCTATAGGGTGGGGAGAGACCCAAAATGGAAATACTGGATTGGGAAGAAGATCTGGAGTTCTATTGTAGTACTACTGGCTGGTATTATGTGCACTTCACAACCATTATTACTGAGCAAGGCTTTATATGCTTACACAGTTCTCTAATATGGCGGGTACAAGTGTTTACAGTAAAGTTGCCTCAAACAACGTCCTATCCATATGCTTGAGTATGCTGTCTGCAAAAATGGGGCTATTGCTGCATATGCTAccttagttagggaagtggattggactgaagtttggatctaaaggcggaggaggcctggaattacttcaagtcaaagttgcagaaactatcagaagcctacatctcaagaaaggggaaaaaaattcataggcaggagttgtagaccaagctgaatgagcaagcatctcagagaggtgattaagaaaaagcagaaagcctacaaggagcggaagatgggagggatcaccaaggaaagctaccttattgaggtcagaacatgtacaGATAAAGTGAGAGAgaccaaaagccatgtagagttggaccttgcaaagggaattaaaaccaatagtaaaaggttcaataatcatataaataagaaaacaaagaaagaagaagtgggacctctaaacactgaggatggagtggaggttaaggataatctaggcatggcccaatatctaaacaaatactttgcctcagtctttaatgaggagcttagggataatggtaaaatgacaaatgggaatggggatatggaggtagatattaccacttCTGAGGAAGAAGCTAACCTCTTAACAGCTTAACAGGACTAAatgggggggcccagataatctttattcatgaatattaaaggaactggcacctgaaattgcaagcccaactagcaaaattttttaatgaatctccaaactcaggggttgtaccgtatgactggagaattgctaacatagttcctatttttaagaaaagggaaaaaaaagtgatctgggtaactacaggcctgttagtttgacatctgtagtatgcaaggttttggaaaaaattttgaaggagaaagtagttaaggaccttaaggtcaatggtaattgggacaaaatacaacatggtttcacAAAAGGTAGTTCATGTAAAACCtaccttctttgagaaggtaacagatttttttagacaaaggaaatgcagtggatctaatttaccttgatttcagtaaggtatttgatacggttccacatggagaattattagctaaattggaaaagatggggatcaatatgaaaattgaaaggtggataaggaactggttaaaggggagactacaccaggtcatactgaaaggtgaactgtcaggctggaaggaggttactagtgaagttcctcagggactggttttgggaccagtcttatttaatctttttaatactgaccatggcacaaaaagtgggaatgtgttaataaagtttgtggatgacacaaagctgggaagtATTGCTAATACAGAGAGGGAtggggatatcatacaggaagatctggatgaccttgaaaaactggagtaatagtaacaggatgaaatttaatagtgaaaagtgcaaggtcatgcatttagggattaataagacttttttgttataaactgggggttcatcacttggaagtaacagaggaggagaaggacctcggagtattggttgatcacaggatgactatgagctgccaatgtgatatggctgtgaaaaaagctaatgcggtcttgggatgcatcaggtgaggtatttccagtaaagataaggaggtgttagtagcgttatacaaggtactggtgagacctcatctggaatactgtgtgcagttctggtctcccatgtttaagaaggatgaatttaaactggaacaggtacagagaacagggctactaggatgatccgaggaatggaaaacctgtcttatgaagggagactcagagcttggcttgtttagcctaaccaaaagaaggctgaggggagataccaaggagggagaggaattatttaagctcagtaccaatgtggacacaaaaacaaatggatataaactggccatcaggaagtttagacttgaaattagatcgtttctaaccatcagaggagtgatgttctggaacaaccttccaaggggagcagtgggggcaaaacacatctggcttcaagactaagcttgataaatttatggaggggatggtatgatgggatagcctaattttggcaattaattgacctttgactattagcggtaaatatgcccaatggcctgtgatgggatgggatctgagttacttcagagaattctttcctgggtgtctggtgagtcttgcccacatgctcagggatTAGCTGACTGCCAgattttggggtcaggaaggaattttcctccagggcagattggcagaggccctgggggttttttatcttcctctgcagcgtggggcacaggtcacttgctggaggattctctgcaccttgaagtctttaaaccacgatttgaggacttcagtagctcagacctaggttaggggtttgttacaggagtgggtgggtgagattctgtggcctgcgttgtgcaggtcagactagactatcataatggtcccttctgaccttaaagtctgtgattctATATGTAACTTGTTGATTCAGTACATTACACAGGATAGTACaccagctaatggagttactccttcaGCTCAAATAGTCAAGGTCTGTGCTGTGGCTCTGAAAACCATGGTTGTGAATCTCACTGATGAACAATGCAGAGGATCATCTGAGTTCACTTGATATTTTTTCCGTTGAAGGGTCTTGTGGGAAAGAGTATATGATTATGCAATGAAAGGCAGTGTCCTAATGCATATACAAAATGGGAGTAAATTAAGATTGTGTTTAGTGTTTACTTTGAAATGTTaacattcttttttaaactttaactTTTGAGGGTTTTTTATAGTTATATGTATATGGAGAAAGTCCATGTGTCTTGTGCATCAGTGTGTGTGGGAATATGTAAGGTTAACTTTTGTATGTCCACACTGTTAACCAAATGTGCAAACTGTATGGATTAACTATTTCCCTATTTTTAATGGGACCTCGACACTGGGGAGGTCCAAAAATATTATTCTCAATCTTTTGGTGTGTTTGTTATAAACCCAGATAGAGAATAACCTTTTATATTGATACACGAATTTAAACCATTCAGATCTGGCATTATTCCACTTACTGCTTTGTCATTTTTACTAACATGTGATCTGGTATTTCTATTTCATAGTTACTTGTTACTGCTATTACACTGAGGTATATATGACTAACTTGCACTCAGTTTCTGGTCTCTTTACTCAAAATGATTAGTCCCTTATTTTAAATAATCTCTGCCAATTCAATTGGGGAAACTTATTCAGAGTAGGGATATCAGAAGCTGACTCTGAgtgcaatataaataaatgtaaattctATTTTATTGAACAGGTTACATGTATAAAGTCAAACTGTCTAAAATATGACATTCACATGGTATGAATGAATAGCTGATATACAGCATCTACCCCCTAGAAAATAATTCTGAATTTTGTCACTATAATTCCTATAAACATTTATAACAGCATTATAACATAAAGGAAGAATGTAGGTAAGTGAATAAAAATGATCAGACCAAGTGAAACTATTGTGGGCTAATTAGGGGAAAGGAAGTGATGAAAACGAGAGGCTTCATAAGTACAGCCAAAGGGCTTGGATAGCAGTAATCACAAGACAAGTCAGAAAAGCATGAAGAGAACACTAGTGCGGATAAGTTTCTCCATACCTCGTTACACATGCTTCTTACTCTAGAGCATAAAACTTCTTCTGATCTGTCTGTATAATAATAGCTCTTCTTCTGTATCCACAGCCATTCACTGTTGCTAGCAATGATTTGTTTCCCTAGAGTTTTACTTCTGCTGAGACCAGAAATGAGTGTTTGAAAGTAAGTAGTCATTAGACAGAAGCCAGTCTCAGGGCAGTAGGTAATCGGCTAGCTGGGTGCATAGACACAGGGACTGTGCAGGCAATCAGAGATCCAGTTATCTAACAGCACTGACTACTCTTTTTTTCCAGTTAGGTGTTGTTTTTCCCCTAAAACTCTCAACACTCAAAACAACATTTCAGGAAACGAGAAGTGCCTTTGACAATCTGCCAGATTGTTCTAAATGGAAGTCTGTTTGCAGTGAGCACTGATTTAACTCTAAATGGCAATGCTTCACATACATTTTTAATCAAATCACTTGACACCCAAAGATGACACTTCACATACTTCTAGTAAGTCTTTCCCTAAAGAAACTAAATAttctttttcaaaagaaaatgaaaaggcaTGTGTGGCATAAAAAGCTAAATTCATACACCATAACTTTTGAAAGTAATGAGATTCTTAAAAATACTTAATGATTATCTCAGTAAGGTAGTGGAGCATAGCATTGCCTAGTCCTGAAGGttatcacatgacaatctttaattcctggagacttggCAACCCTGGTCGTGTAAGGGTCTGGTTCTGGCCTACAGACCAAGAGCTGAGAGATTTGAATAGAGAACCTATGAAGTGCTAGCACCACCCAACATTTTTAagccatcttcctctcctccaccccatttTCATTTATTAAACGGCATAAACTGTGAGGAATATAAACATTCAAAGatactttaaaaatcagttaacAGATTCATCTGGCCTGCTTAACAACACTTATGTCCCATTTTCTTAATTATGCAACAGGGACTAACGCAACATGAACGACTGTATTAGAGTTACAGCAAAAGTAAATGCTAATGGCATGATCCTGCAGTCATTACACAGGATGACTCCCAGTGGAGTCTAATTTCTGTTTCTAAAGCTATGCAGATGCCTTCTGAATACAGACCTGCTCATTCTCTAGTCCCTCACCAACATAAGCAGCAATGAAGAAAATGGAAGTTTTGACTGATATGAGGGCAGTGGCTAAACTATTTGCTGCAATAGTTCACCTTACTGATTAATTTTTAACCTTAGTCATAGAGTTGATTAATTTAGTCAActtttgcaaataaaatattcagttcATCACTTCCTCATTATTTACTCCTCTACAGCAGTAACAGTATTTGATTCCATGTGGGAAGCGCCTAGGCTTTTATTAGATGGCATGCAGACAGAGCTTGATTTGTTTCAGTGCACAGATAAGGCAATAGCCTCTTTAAGACAAAGGTATATAATTACAGAATGGCAGATTTTCTTTCAGTCCGTTAAAACAAAGTGGGTGTAATACTATTCATTAACATTGATTTTCACTAAATGGTTAATGTAGGATAGTTCTGTAAATGAAACAGATACTGGTCACtggaaaagctttttttttttaaaaatgaattaaatggcaaaaataggaaagattttttttcccactttACTGTATATAAGAAGAAAGCACTGACTGGGTCAATTTGCCTTGGCAAGAATGACAGACTTTTATATACAGAGCTTTTAAATACAGAGCTATGCcatatttaaatacattaatttttaaaaaggaggtaATGGTCATTTTAGAAAAAGTTAACCCCCTTGCATTTtatattaaagaataaaaaaatgcCAGTGATAACTCTCTAATACAACTACTACTATTTGACCTCAAACACTTTGACGGTTTTGGCTGCCGCTAAAGTTATTTTGGAAATGTAATTTGCTTCAGAatggttttgaaattttcaacACCTCATAACGCTCCTGATTGCATTTTGTGATGCACAATCCCACCCCTAGAGGTCATGAGCcactggttgagaaacactgctctagcacAATATAACTATACAACTTTTCACAGAGAAAATAGTTTGTTCATCCGGGCTGAATGAGCTTACTTAATGTAGTAGTATGAGAGCTTTTATTAAAGGTGTACTTCTTGAATAtttattgaatttttttaatgagttaGGCATTTGCCAGATATAAAGACTTATCTATGTTCTCAATGTATTACATTTCCCATTTGCAAAATATTCTTATTTCAGATTAATAATTTAAAACAGCAATACTAAACTTGTAACACCTGTTACTTTAACACTTGGTAGcataggacaaaaaaaaatgcagtttgttAGTTGCTTTAGTTTTTGAAAGGTTATGAACTGACAGCCCTAGAGACTGGAACCATGTTTTCATGAGAGAGGTTCAGAATGGGAGCAGAAAGCTTCCCCACCCAGTCCCACCAGTGAGCCTGAACATTGACCTTCTCTTCAGGCACAAAAGAAATACATTGGTCTTCCTGTCTCTTCAGTTTTTGGTCTCTCTACCAAGACTGCAACAAGCTCAGAATTAGTGCCAATTACAATGTGAACACTTGTCCACTAGGAATGGGACTGAGACCAATTCATTTTACATAGACCTCTTAACTGCCTTCATGTCGTGGTGACTTGATACAgcttaaattagaaaaaaaaaattcaatgctAGCATCTTAAGCACAAACTTTCCTTTTTAGATATAATTTTCTTATATTAATGCCCAAGGTGTTTTGTATGTCTGCCTTGTGCCACAAGCTTTCCCGTTGCCTTGTTTGTTACATCCACGCTGGCAAAGGCAAGACTTCTTCCTTGCTTCAAAATCTGAGCAGTGATCAATATCTCTTCCCCAGTCTTAGCAGCAGACATGTATCTTGAATGAAAAACAGAACAATTGTTTTATACAACAACATGCTACAAATCAGGGAACATTCATccgtttaaaattattttttgaagGAGCTACCATAGTCAGTTTGTACTTAACCTCTTGCACCTTTTCACAGGCCTGAATCTTGCAGCTTCTCCTCAGGCAGAGTTCACACTGATATTCCCACTGAAATTCCATGCATGAGAAGATTATAGAATTTGGACTTTGTTACCTAGAAGTAACTAAGGCATTAAACCAAACATAATAAAAGAGGGAGCTTAAAGAACATTTGAGTGCCTCAAACTAGTGTCTCAACCACATGATGATATTCCCAAACAGGATCTATAATGACTTTATTAGAAGTTGTTCTTTCAGAATAGACTGCAGTTTGTCACTAAAGTGGTAGCTAGATCATGGAAAAGAAACTTAGCAGAATCCAGGCCCTGTTAGTAGAACACATCAAACATTAAGATCTAACATTTGACAGTAAGCATGTTCAATACATACGTAATGTTCATATCCACACTGACCCCAGGTATTCCTCTTTCTGTGTACAACAATGCTGCTGTTGACACTACATCTACCAGTGTGGCAGTCAAACCTCCATGCAAGGTGCCACCTCTGTTTGTGTGCTCCTCCTCTATTTTCATTTCACAAACAACCTTTCCAGGAGTTGCAGAAAGAACTGTCATctgaacaaacagaaaagaggAACAAAATTCTATTAACTCAAAATCTCAATAAGGAGAAACATACGGACAATTACGAGTCTAGTGACTGCTCTCAAAGTAAACAGACCAACTTGAAAGTAAATCTTGGTTCAGTTTTTAGACTAATgaggggaagagaaaaataaaggaTTAAACCATTATGGTTTAAGTGTCAAGCCAGATGTTTCTATAAATCTCCAGTTGCAAATTGTTTCCCTAGGGAAATGTATACCTCCTATAAAAACAAATATGCacattgtatgcagtgttggGGTAGCCATGTCGGTTCCAGGATATTGGTGAAACAAAATGGGTGAATAAtataccgttttctttttattttaacataatcttaataaaattcttaaacctgttcttttactggaccaacttcacctaaacaagagctctgtgtaagctcaaaagcttgtctctctcactaacagaagctggttcaataaaagatattacctcacccatcttgtgtctcaAATATGGACACTGTCAGTTTATTGTAATCATCTTGAGATTTCAGTAGTTGCTTGATTCAGACTCTACTGAACTCTATTCAAAATGGAAAGTTGACTTGTCTGACTttatacctggcttaaagctaaTAGAAAGTTACTACTAAGTGTTTGCTTTGATTTTTCCCCACATTGTTGGCTAGCACAGTTGCGTAGCCTCTTGTTGACAGAATGAAAATCAGCAATGTCTGAGTAATCCTTAAAGTGAAGCAACATCAATTTAAATAATGGAACTAAATCAGTATTTTGAAAGGAATACTTTGAAGTGTTAGCCCAACATATTCAGGGCTTCACCATGGGAAAATTTACTAGTATAATTACACTAGTATAACTCCCTGTGTTGAACTCTTATTCTGAGAATAAAAATGCCCACATGGGAAGGTATTGAATAACCATAGCAGAATAATTATGTAGGTAaatttccccatgcagacaagccccaAGAGGCTAGTTAATTGATTCTAATGCATAGAAGTTGTTATTCTACAGCATTTAAAATACATTCTCTTGATTCCAGTTGGAACAACTGAAAATTTTGCATATTACAAAATGAGAACAGTGGACATAAGGTGCCCCACAAAACTGGGAAAAGTACAGTTTCTGTAACTACATTCATCcctgcaaaattattttttaaataaatcattcaAAGTGACTTTAGGATGAAATGTCACAGAGGTGGAAATACTAAGTTATTTCAGTAAGAGATTCTTACTATACATTTGGAAGTAGTAATATTCTACTAAAGATGGCATATGTATGTCCTATTTTTGACGAATATATTCATAACATTATCAGTTCACTATTGATTGGTAtcactgaaacatttaaaaaaaacccctacaatGGAGTTCCAAGGGTATGTCTGTATTAGAAACATTACAGTGGTGCAGGTGAACCACTGTAGAGAAGACATTTAACTACATCAACTGAAGGAGTTATTTTGTTGCTCTActaaatccacctctccgagaaaCAGCAGTTAAgttgacagaaaaattcttccatcaatctagtgctgtctacgctggggattaggtcagtttaacgATGTCTCTCAGGGTGTGAATTTTTTACACCTCTGATCAGCATAGAtaggtcaacctaaattttagATGTAGGCCTGGCTTCAGCCACTGCTAGAAAGCCCCTAAAACAGAAAGGTATTATAGCTATtgtgaaataacattttaaacaaCCTCTCCTGTGTTATTGCCTAGTCTGTTAAAATATAGCACGAAGAGGAGAAGAATACTGATTATTAAAAACCCTAATCTGAACAATCCAAACCATAAGTCGCTCCTGACATTTACAAACGCGTCAGGGGACAATTTATTTTGGAAAGTCAGGGTTCAAGAAAAAGAATTTTACTTTCAGTACAAATGTCAGATAGAGGCCTAAATACAAATTCTGGATATCATGGATTCAGACAGCAGCAGTTTAAAAAGTCAGAATTCCGTCTAAACATTTCATTGCATCCCACCCCCTTTTTCTGTGTACTGGCCAATCAGGAAtagatcctgcaaacccttattcaCAAAAGTAGGCCTAAATCATGCAACTCGTCCCACTGAATTCTCATGTAAGGAAGCAGTACTCATGTGAGAGCTTGCAGGATCATACTTTTTGGCCTCAATTTTGCAATTGCATCTCCTAGAATGGACAGGCCCCTACTACAATCCTATGGATTTAAACTGAGAAGATCCAACTGGGATTTTAGTTTGTAAGTCTCTCAAGACAGTGACTTTGTGCTGCATATATATAGGTTTAGAacggtggttttcaaccttttttcattagTAAACctctaaaaaatttaaaatggaggTACAGACCCCTTTAGAAATCTTAGGTGTAGTCTGCAGACCATGGGTTTTAAaacactgttctatggtaatgcCAACCATTCGCTGACTCCTTAGACATAGCCTATGGACCCAGAAGGGTCTATGgactacaggttgaaaaccactgacttagatggattagatttttactgataaaatatttccatccataataatcaaaatgtacagacaAGTAAAGCAAGAAAAATGCGGATAGAGAATTTAGAGTATGATTTCAGGTTATTTACTTTCCATACTTTGACATGTTTTGTTGACAtgtgctttaactttttgaatctcaacagctACATTAAATAATCATTGTTTAATCGCCCCCAGAATTTTCCCACAACTGTGCAAATTTAAATATAGaaagatgctttaaaataaacattgacagtatccatcaaaattatacaaaaaaaaatcGAATTCTGCCAAACCTACATATGTATATGTTTAATATCTACACACCAACTGCTGATACACTCTGGAGGATGCACTCCTcatataacaaaaagaaaaggagtatttgagcataagctttcatgagctacagctcccttcactGGATGCaggaaagcttaggctcaaataaatctgttagtctctaaggtgccacaagtacccctcgcttcttttgcgaatacagactaacacggctgctac includes:
- the ACOT13 gene encoding acyl-coenzyme A thioesterase 13 isoform X1; protein product: MTSFTIHSFREMMKVLLSSSNFDRVLSKMTVLSATPGKVVCEMKIEEEHTNRGGTLHGGLTATLVDVVSTAALLYTERGIPGVSVDMNITYMSAAKTGEEILITAQILKQGRSLAFASVDVTNKATGKLVAQGRHTKHLGH
- the ACOT13 gene encoding acyl-coenzyme A thioesterase 13 isoform X4; this translates as MTSFTIHSFREMMKVLLSSSNFDRVLSKMTVLSATPGKVVCEMKIEEEHTNRGGTLHGGLTATLVDVVSTAALLYTERGIPGWEYQCELCLRRSCKIQACEKIHVCC
- the ACOT13 gene encoding acyl-coenzyme A thioesterase 13 isoform X2, translated to MTVLSATPGKVVCEMKIEEEHTNRGGTLHGGLTATLVDVVSTAALLYTERGIPGVSVDMNITYMSAAKTGEEILITAQILKQGRSLAFASVDVTNKATGKLVAQGRHTKHLGH
- the ACOT13 gene encoding acyl-coenzyme A thioesterase 13 isoform X3, producing MTSFTIHSFREMMKVLLSSSNFDRVLSKMTVLSATPGKVVCEMKIEEEHTNRGGTLHGGLTATLVDVVSTAALLYTERGIPGWEYQCELCLRRSCKIQACEKVQEIHVCC